From Bifidobacterium sp. ESL0790, one genomic window encodes:
- a CDS encoding Zn-dependent alcohol dehydrogenase — protein MMPQKIKASIAYGVGKGFSQPEEIVIDDPIGAEVLVDVQASGLCHSDLHLVEDDDQFFPFPAVIGHEVAGIVEAVGPEVQGIKVGDHVVASLEQVCGHCANCLNGHPQSCSQQQECVRKPGEKPRLSFPDGRPITQAFGTGGFAEKALIHENQLAVVNNEVKWDEAACIGCATITGAGAAINTAHVRPGDTVAVVGTGGIGLNIISGARICGAKKIIAIDLLDNKLEFAKKFGATDVINSKNEDPVAKVRELTNGGVDEAFEAIGFESTMKQCWDMLGVDGTAYCIGLAKPDATINLEINPADLLVHQRGFKGVWMGSTNIKHDIPMYADLAVDGRLNMHDIVTQHINLSQIDEAYVQLKKGEVIRSVITEF, from the coding sequence ATGATGCCGCAAAAGATTAAGGCTTCAATCGCGTATGGAGTCGGCAAGGGATTCTCGCAGCCTGAGGAGATTGTTATCGACGACCCCATCGGCGCCGAGGTGCTGGTGGACGTTCAGGCGTCCGGCCTGTGCCATTCCGATCTGCATTTGGTGGAGGACGACGATCAGTTCTTCCCGTTCCCGGCCGTCATCGGCCATGAGGTCGCCGGCATCGTCGAGGCCGTCGGCCCGGAAGTTCAGGGCATCAAGGTGGGCGACCACGTCGTCGCCTCGCTCGAACAGGTGTGCGGCCATTGCGCCAACTGCCTCAACGGCCATCCGCAGTCCTGCTCGCAGCAGCAGGAGTGCGTGCGCAAGCCCGGTGAGAAGCCGCGTCTGTCCTTCCCGGACGGCCGTCCGATCACCCAGGCCTTCGGCACCGGCGGTTTCGCCGAGAAGGCGCTGATTCATGAGAATCAGCTTGCCGTGGTCAACAACGAGGTGAAGTGGGACGAGGCCGCCTGCATCGGCTGCGCCACCATCACCGGCGCCGGCGCCGCGATCAACACCGCGCACGTCCGTCCTGGCGATACCGTCGCCGTCGTCGGCACGGGCGGCATCGGCCTGAACATCATCTCCGGCGCGCGCATCTGCGGTGCCAAGAAGATCATCGCCATCGATCTGCTCGACAACAAGCTCGAGTTCGCGAAGAAGTTCGGCGCCACCGACGTCATCAACTCCAAGAACGAGGACCCTGTCGCCAAGGTACGCGAGCTCACCAACGGCGGCGTTGACGAGGCGTTCGAGGCCATCGGCTTCGAGTCCACGATGAAGCAGTGCTGGGATATGCTCGGCGTTGACGGCACCGCGTACTGCATCGGCCTTGCCAAGCCCGACGCGACCATTAACCTCGAGATCAACCCGGCCGACCTGCTGGTTCACCAGCGTGGTTTCAAGGGCGTCTGGATGGGTTCGACCAACATCAAGCACGACATCCCGATGTACGCCGACCTCGCCGTCGACGGCCGCCTGAACATGCACGACATCGTCACTCAGCACATCAACCTGAGCCAGATTGATGAGGCCTATGTCCAGCTGAAGAAGGGCGAAGTCATCCGCTCCGTCATCACTGAGTTCTGA
- the dcm gene encoding DNA (cytosine-5-)-methyltransferase — protein sequence MAKEIKVAEMFAGVGGFRLGLDGYDDPEHKEFQLDPAGPFKTIWANQWEPMGSPAKQFAWRCYEHRFGEGSCINEDITKVLDEVEAGNRKIPDFDMLVGGFPCQDYSVARTLSQAGGIEGKKGVLWWQIRRMLQLKHPKYVLLENVDRLLKSPASQRGRDFAIILSCFTALGYSVEWRVINAADYGMPQKRRRTYIYAEALDEKWDLQSRISTSGVMRRAFPITADDDLQFDERTISEDTLEVSEHFGVGDKISFFENAGAMQDDRVVTCKVQPDFHGHRTTLREILVPDKEVPESYYIDSGSIAKWQYLKGAKHEERVTSKGFKYNYSEGSMGFPDDLDKPSRTILTSEGGSGPSRMKHVVMAENGSLRRLVPDELDQLQMFPKGWTNDGMSDGHRAFCMGNALVVGIPHRIGQVIAEDIEQIKGE from the coding sequence ATGGCCAAGGAAATTAAGGTCGCCGAGATGTTCGCGGGTGTCGGTGGATTCAGGCTTGGGCTTGATGGTTATGACGACCCGGAACATAAGGAATTTCAACTTGACCCGGCGGGGCCTTTCAAGACCATTTGGGCCAACCAATGGGAGCCTATGGGCTCACCCGCAAAGCAATTCGCTTGGCGATGCTATGAGCATCGCTTTGGTGAGGGAAGCTGCATCAATGAAGACATTACTAAGGTACTCGACGAAGTAGAGGCGGGAAATCGTAAGATACCTGATTTCGATATGCTTGTTGGCGGATTTCCTTGCCAGGATTATTCCGTGGCCAGAACGCTCTCTCAAGCGGGTGGCATCGAGGGTAAGAAAGGTGTCCTTTGGTGGCAGATTCGGCGCATGCTGCAACTAAAGCACCCCAAATACGTTCTTTTGGAGAATGTTGACCGGCTTTTGAAGTCTCCGGCGTCGCAGCGTGGGCGGGACTTTGCAATCATCCTTTCATGCTTTACCGCTCTTGGTTATTCGGTCGAGTGGCGAGTCATCAACGCTGCCGATTATGGCATGCCGCAAAAGCGCCGCCGTACCTATATCTATGCCGAAGCGCTCGACGAAAAATGGGATTTGCAATCTCGGATTTCAACTTCGGGTGTGATGCGCAGGGCGTTCCCGATTACCGCTGACGATGATTTGCAATTCGATGAGAGGACCATTTCGGAGGATACGCTCGAAGTTAGCGAGCATTTTGGTGTTGGTGACAAGATATCGTTCTTCGAAAACGCTGGTGCCATGCAAGATGACCGTGTCGTGACTTGCAAGGTTCAACCTGACTTCCATGGTCACCGGACAACGCTGAGGGAAATTTTGGTTCCCGATAAGGAAGTTCCTGAAAGCTACTACATTGATTCTGGCTCCATCGCCAAGTGGCAATATCTCAAGGGTGCCAAGCATGAGGAACGGGTCACGTCCAAAGGTTTCAAATACAATTATTCCGAAGGCTCGATGGGCTTTCCGGATGATTTGGACAAGCCTTCCAGGACGATTCTTACCAGTGAAGGCGGTTCTGGGCCAAGCCGCATGAAGCATGTGGTGATGGCTGAAAACGGAAGCCTGAGGCGCTTGGTCCCTGATGAGCTCGACCAACTGCAGATGTTCCCCAAAGGCTGGACCAATGACGGTATGAGTGACGGCCACCGTGCCTTCTGTATGGGCAACGCCCTGGTCGTCGGAATCCCTCATCGGATTGGGCAGGTGATTGCAGAGGATATAGAACAAATAAAAGGAGAGTAA
- a CDS encoding AAA family ATPase, producing the protein MLQRFVETQIEQWHSNPHHRALLIDGARQVGKTYLIRQFAKTHYDTVLEINFVSTPSAISAFDGDLDADTIIANLSVYANKPLKPGRTLIFLDEIQECPRARTAIKFLVEDGRFDYIESGSMLGVSYKQVPSYPVGYEQQITMYPLTLQEFLWANGIQESVIRSVRENYANLLATPSVIHDRFMKLFRYYMCVGGMPDAVETFVSTHDLRAVRDIQTGILKLYRQDIAKYAGNVTHVQSIFDQIPSQLDKKNKRFFLSDIAKSARMQRYASDFMWLADAGVALPCRNVTQPVTPLKINEQHNLMKVFLCDVGLLAASSLGAAQQKILTGDLSVNWGSFLENFIAQELTAHGFDLYYYDKARIGEIDFLLQCDDGVLPIEAKSGKNYTTHAALDKLMSEKEWSLPKALVLCGGNTSVEYATERKVIADIPWYMTMFITSDGSNRLG; encoded by the coding sequence ATGCTCCAACGATTCGTAGAAACACAAATTGAACAATGGCACAGCAATCCGCATCATCGCGCACTACTTATCGATGGCGCTCGGCAGGTCGGCAAAACCTATCTGATTCGTCAGTTCGCCAAAACGCATTACGACACGGTCTTGGAAATCAACTTCGTCTCGACCCCAAGCGCCATATCGGCTTTCGACGGCGATCTCGACGCCGACACCATCATCGCGAATCTATCCGTGTATGCGAATAAGCCTTTGAAACCGGGACGCACCCTCATTTTTCTCGACGAAATACAGGAATGCCCGCGTGCACGCACCGCGATCAAGTTTCTAGTGGAGGACGGAAGATTCGACTACATCGAATCAGGATCGATGCTCGGCGTCTCCTACAAACAAGTCCCGTCATATCCTGTCGGCTATGAACAGCAGATAACGATGTATCCGCTGACCTTGCAGGAATTTCTCTGGGCGAATGGTATTCAGGAATCCGTCATTCGCTCCGTAAGGGAAAATTACGCCAACCTCCTCGCCACCCCCTCGGTCATTCACGATCGTTTTATGAAACTGTTCCGCTACTATATGTGCGTTGGCGGGATGCCGGACGCGGTGGAGACATTCGTCAGCACCCATGACCTGCGTGCGGTACGCGACATACAAACGGGAATCCTCAAGCTCTATCGTCAGGACATCGCGAAATACGCTGGTAACGTCACACACGTCCAATCCATCTTCGACCAGATCCCCTCGCAGCTTGATAAGAAGAACAAGCGATTCTTCCTGTCCGACATCGCCAAAAGCGCGCGAATGCAACGATACGCCAGCGATTTCATGTGGCTTGCGGACGCAGGGGTGGCTTTGCCGTGCCGCAACGTGACGCAACCGGTGACACCGCTGAAAATCAACGAGCAGCATAATCTAATGAAAGTGTTCCTGTGCGACGTAGGCTTGCTCGCGGCCTCAAGCTTGGGCGCGGCACAACAAAAAATCCTCACAGGAGACCTGAGCGTCAACTGGGGCAGTTTTCTGGAAAATTTCATCGCCCAGGAACTTACCGCGCACGGCTTCGATTTATATTATTACGACAAAGCCCGAATCGGCGAAATCGATTTCCTTCTGCAATGCGATGACGGGGTCTTGCCGATCGAAGCCAAATCAGGCAAGAACTACACCACCCACGCCGCCCTCGATAAGCTCATGTCAGAAAAGGAGTGGAGTCTGCCAAAGGCTCTGGTGCTTTGCGGCGGCAACACTTCAGTCGAATATGCAACCGAACGGAAAGTCATCGCGGACATACCCTGGTATATGACCATGTTCATCACGAGTGACGGCTCCAACCGGCTCGGCTAA
- a CDS encoding DUF3427 domain-containing protein: MLINTNESKKEKTYYYVGNVISISGVHPDHNLDDNGKELNVVISTLHLNKPVDPELFRHLTGKSAL, translated from the coding sequence ATCCTAATAAATACGAACGAATCCAAGAAAGAGAAGACCTATTACTATGTTGGCAATGTTATTTCGATCAGTGGCGTACACCCTGATCACAATCTTGATGACAACGGAAAAGAATTGAACGTCGTCATCTCAACTTTGCACCTGAACAAGCCCGTTGACCCCGAGCTGTTCAGACATCTGACCGGTAAATCGGCTTTATAG
- a CDS encoding Sau3AI family type II restriction endonuclease: MELNEERSYTTLEEVTKLLLAARGKTFRELDETGRGDSAGNKGSLGNIIEESVLHYPVNSDREADILVGDKRYELKVTPLIHRGKTGKKISAKERLVIDIINYLKLPAEDFDGSTFWEKARRMIVVYYYDDRTDRKHQSRLDCKVLGAFSFEYEENDLATIREDWQFIHDKVTNGYANLLSESDTSYLAACTKGQNAAKSLRPSPAPAGSLESTVPAKQRAFSYKQSYMTRVANRILGRDKGVSRLSMAANQSLNEYIQEKTGKYIGKTVGEITQMLGLPDTTAKNANSILALRMLGTSEKSIRHVDQLAAANVSQLKTVVLYKNQMPQESMSFKALTEGQWKELGDSSVTWHDSFIYQFFETNKFLMMVFEASGNSRKDSGRLTDVFKECVLWNMPEKDIEKYVYPVWREVHNLLLAGASVCYDKKDEKNKLPGQNFNKVFHFRPHGRNAADTVQLPNREIIPKQSFWLDRRYIGKIFAGTVA, from the coding sequence ATGGAACTGAACGAAGAACGCAGCTATACCACTCTCGAAGAAGTCACCAAGTTGCTGCTTGCGGCTAGGGGTAAGACTTTTCGTGAACTTGATGAGACAGGTCGCGGTGACTCTGCGGGGAATAAAGGTTCTCTGGGCAACATCATTGAGGAATCGGTTCTTCATTATCCAGTGAATTCCGATAGAGAAGCTGACATTCTTGTTGGCGACAAGCGTTATGAACTAAAGGTTACGCCTCTGATTCATCGTGGTAAAACAGGTAAGAAGATTTCCGCGAAAGAGCGTTTGGTTATCGATATCATTAACTACTTGAAATTGCCTGCTGAAGATTTCGATGGCTCTACCTTCTGGGAAAAGGCGCGAAGGATGATTGTCGTTTACTACTATGACGACAGAACTGATCGGAAGCATCAATCAAGGCTCGATTGCAAGGTATTAGGGGCTTTCTCTTTTGAATATGAAGAAAATGATTTAGCGACCATTCGTGAGGATTGGCAGTTCATCCATGACAAAGTTACGAATGGCTATGCCAATCTATTGAGTGAATCAGATACTTCGTACTTAGCAGCATGCACAAAAGGACAAAACGCCGCAAAGTCGTTGCGTCCTTCACCTGCTCCAGCGGGGTCTCTTGAATCGACAGTACCGGCCAAGCAGCGTGCGTTTAGCTATAAACAGTCGTATATGACGCGGGTCGCCAATAGGATTCTTGGCCGGGATAAAGGGGTAAGCCGTCTCTCGATGGCTGCGAACCAGTCTCTTAATGAATATATTCAGGAAAAGACTGGCAAATACATTGGGAAAACTGTTGGTGAGATTACCCAAATGCTTGGTTTGCCGGATACGACCGCTAAGAACGCTAATTCCATTCTTGCTCTGAGAATGCTTGGCACATCGGAAAAGAGCATACGCCATGTCGATCAGTTGGCAGCAGCCAATGTCAGCCAGCTAAAAACCGTTGTTTTGTACAAGAATCAGATGCCTCAAGAGAGTATGTCGTTTAAAGCGCTTACTGAGGGCCAATGGAAAGAATTGGGAGATTCTTCTGTTACCTGGCATGATTCTTTCATCTACCAGTTCTTTGAAACCAACAAGTTCCTCATGATGGTTTTTGAGGCTTCGGGCAATAGTCGCAAAGATAGCGGCCGACTTACTGATGTCTTCAAGGAATGTGTGTTGTGGAATATGCCTGAGAAGGACATCGAAAAGTATGTCTATCCGGTCTGGCGTGAGGTCCATAACCTGCTTCTTGCTGGGGCGTCGGTGTGCTACGACAAGAAAGACGAAAAGAATAAGCTGCCTGGGCAGAATTTCAATAAGGTTTTCCATTTTCGTCCTCATGGTCGGAACGCTGCGGATACAGTACAGCTTCCTAACAGGGAGATAATTCCGAAGCAGAGTTTCTGGCTTGACCGACGTTATATAGGTAAGATTTTTGCAGGTACAGTAGCTTAG